One segment of Podospora pseudopauciseta strain CBS 411.78 chromosome 5 map unlocalized CBS411.78m_5.2, whole genome shotgun sequence DNA contains the following:
- a CDS encoding uncharacterized protein (CAZy:AA3; EggNog:ENOG503NXH9; COG:E): MLLSWLSFTAAVASAARIPPRQSQQPNHVLEDFVNRLRNLIPDSLGGLTPVLGTSTEYEYVVVGAGTAGTTLAVRLAQSGARVALVEAGSYYDLTNPIISSTPGLDVLLIGSDPLNSNPLVDWNFVAKNQPGTNFRDIHFARGKCVGGSSALNFMIYQRPTVQSMQLWADSVNDSSYTFSNTLPYFQKSVQFTPPNMNKRFANSTPGYNAAAFPATSNNPLHVSFANYAQSFSTWLKAGFATIGIGETPDFNSGSLMGAQYCTSTIRPVDQTRSSSASSFLKTALVNNLFNLKVYTATRAEKILFNSNKKATGVRVKTGLVSYTLSASKEVIISAGAFHSPQLLMVSGIGPADQLQAHNIPILSNLPGVGQNMWDHPTFGPSYPVDLITLTKEARDPIYLAEQLVQYTTNQSGTLTNPVADFLAWEKIPPPLRQTQFSPSTQAKLAQFPPDWPEVEYISGAGFVGDFSNFLLVQPSDGRQYATILNVLNTPLSRGNVTITSASTADLPVINPAWLTDRADQELAVAAYKRARQAFTSSGLAPIVAGEEAYPGPGVQSDGEILEAIRNSLMTLWHPACTCKMGRDGDPMAVLDSKARVRGVSGLRVVDASSFPILPPGHPQSTVYMLAEKIADDILQG; the protein is encoded by the exons ATGCTTCTCTCCTGGCTGTCCTTCACAGCCGCGGTCGCCTCAGCGGCTCGCATCCCACCCCGCCaatcccaacaaccaaaTCATGTTCTTGAAGACTTTGTTAACCGACTCAGGAATCTTATTCCTGACTCACTGGGCGGCTTAACTCCTGTGCTCGGGACATCAACGGAGTATGAgtatgtggtggtgggcgcAGGCACAGCGGGTACCACACTTGCTGTGCGTTTGGCCCAGAGCGGTGCCAGAGTTGCTCTTGTTGAAGCAG GCAGCTACTATGACCTGACGAATCCAATCATCAGCAGTACCCCTGGGCTAGATGTTCTGCTGATCGGCAGCGATCCCTTGAATTCCAATCCCCTTGTGGACTGGAACTTTGTTGCCAAAAACCAGCCAGGTACAAACTTTAGGGACATTCATTTTGCCAGGGGAAAATGTGTGGGCGGATC ATCAGCCCTGAACTTCATGATCTACCAGCGTCCAACAGTCCAGTCGATGCAGTTGTGGGCCGACTCTGTCAACGACTCAAGCTACACCTTTTCCAACACTCTACCGTACTTCCAAAAGAGCGTCCAGTTCACACCACCAAACATGAACAAACGCTTCGCCAACTCCACACCAGGGTACAACGCCGCAGCGTTCCcggccaccagcaacaaccctcTTCACGTCTCCTTCGCCAATTACGCGCAATCGTTTTCCACCTGGCTGAAGGCTGGTTTTGCCACCATCGGGATAGGCGAGACACCGGACTTCAACAGCGGCAGCCTCATGGGAGCTCAATActgcacctccaccatccggCCGGTAGACCAGACCCGTTCCAGCTCTGCGTCTTCCTTCCTCAAGACGGCTCTCGTTAACAACCTGTTCAACCTCAAAGTCTACACCGCCACCCGCGCAGAAAAGATCctcttcaacagcaacaaaaaggCCACCGGTGTCCGTGTAAAAACAGGGCTGGTTTCGTACACCCTATCCGCAAGCAAAGAAGTCATCATCTCCGCCGGCGCCTTCCACTCCCCTCAACTCCTCATGGTGTCGGGTATCGGCCCCGCTGATCAACTCCAAGCCCacaacatccccatcctATCCAACCTCCCAGGCGTAGGCCAAAACATGTGGGACCACCCCACCTTCGGCCCCTCCTACCCCGTCgacctcatcaccctcaccaaagaAGCCCGAGACCCAATCTACCTCGCCGAGCAATTGGTTCAGTACACAACGAACCAATCCGGCACACTGACCAACCCCGTCGCGGACTTTTTAGCCTGGGAGAAgattccccctcccctccgccaaaCCCAGTTCTCACCATCCACCCAAGCAAAGCTCGCCCAGTTCCCACCTGACTGGCCAGAGGTAGAATACATCTCCGGCGCTGGCTTCGTAGGTGACTTTAGCAACTTTTTGCTTGTCCAGCCCTCAGACGGGAGGCAATATGCTACTATTCTCAACGTCCTAAACACTCCCCTGTCAAGAGGGAATGTGACGATTACTTCTGCTAGTACGGCTGATTTACCTGTTATCAACCCTGCTTGGTTGACGGATCGGGCGGATCAAGAGTTGGCAGTTGCGGCGTATAAGAGGGCGAGACAGGCGTTTACCTCTAGTGGGCTGGCGCCGATTGTAGCCGGGGAGGAGGCCTACCCTGGGCCGGGGGTGCAGAGTGATGGGGAGATTTTGGAAGCGATTAGGAATAGCTTGATGACGCTGTGGCATCCGGCTTGTACGTGTaagatggggagggatggggatccgatggcggtgttggatTCCAAGGCAAGGGTTAGGGGGGTGAGTGGGTTGAGGGTTGTGGATGCGAGTTCTTTTCCGATATTGCCGCCGGGGCATCCGCAGAGTACTGTTT ATATGTTGGCGGAGAAGATTGCGGATGATATCCTCCAGGGGTAA
- a CDS encoding uncharacterized protein (CAZy:AA3; COG:E; EggNog:ENOG503NWR9) has translation MRFSLLSSCLAFSASLIAAVPTFPNAQSTRDVDSEFDYVIVGSGAGGGPLACRLAMAGYKTLLLEAGGDANGNVNISVPGYQAVVTADPKLRWDIFVNHYKDQNRAKRDPKYVYEIGPYEYHVGPNPPPGAKDLGILYPRGSMLGGSVTHNALIWIIPHKQDFDTIATITGDDSWAASNMNQYLNKVYQWLPNMPTDPSILLRDLPLARHLVAGANAVGIDVPVLTPLAKLSQLLLMSPNSRVNPARDATEGYFQVPLTMKLGERSAVREFILKTVADGHPLTVRTNTFVTKINFNTTGSKPRATGVEYMEGEYLYKASPLHRTNFGKRGSAKAKREVIVSAGTFNTPQLLKLSGIGPAPELLRFGIPIIKHLPGVGTNMMDRYEIPVNVVHEDDFSILDGCTFDLKPHDLCLKQWLDNPYILAARGAYASNGLATMMLKRSSFASTSDIDLSIFGGPLNFQGYFPGWHDFSVRDHKHFSWYSLKAHTRNRAGTVELRSADPLDQPEINFNYFDTGTTAGGADQLDLGALIQAIRKSREALADYYKFPILGGTNYTEEKPGAHVQSDEAIGQFIKDEAWGHHAACSCPIGEEGSPMAVLDSEFRVRGVDGLRVVDASVFPDIPGIFIQSAIFMVSEKAADVLIREAKAADGE, from the coding sequence ATGAGGTTCAGCCTCCTCTCTTCCTGCCTGGCATTCTCGGCCAGTCTCATCGCTGCTGTCCCAACATTCCCCAACGCACAGTCAACTCGAGATGTCGATTCTGAGTTTGACTATGTTATCGTGGGCAGCGGTGCGGGCGGCGGCCCACTCGCTTGTCGTCTCGCCATGGCCGGCTACAAGACATTGCTTCTTGAAGCTGGAGGCGATGCCAACGGCAACGTGAACATCTCGGTTCCTGGGTACCAAGCCGTCGTCACGGCCGATCCCAAACTCAGATGGGATATTTTTGTCAACCACTACAAAGACCAAAACCGCGCCAAAAGAGATCCCAAATATGTCTACGAGATCGGTCCTTACGAGTATCATGTCGGTCCTAATCCTCCTCCTGGAGCCAAGGACTTGGGCATCTTGTATCCTCGCGGCAGCATGCTCGGAGGCTCCGTCACTCACAATGCCCTTATCTGGATCATTCCTCACAAGCAAGACTTTgacaccatcgccaccatCACTGGCGATGACTCGTGGGCCGCAAGCAACATGAACCAATATCTCAACAAGGTCTACCAATGGCTTCCAAACATGCCCACCGACCCGAGCATTTTGCTCAGAGATCTCCCTCTGGCTCGGCACCTCGTCGCTGGAGCTAACGCCGTAGGAATCGACGTTCCCGTCCTTACGCCGCTGGCCAAGCTGTCCCAGCTCTTGCTCATGAGCCCCAATAGCCGGGTCAACCCAGCAAGAGATGCCACTGAGGGCTACTTCCAGGTGCCCCTCACCATGAAGTTGGGTGAACGATCCGCGGTCCGGGAGTTCATCCTCAAGACCGTTGCAGACGGCCATCCCCTCACCGTGCGGACAAACACCTTTGTCACCAAGATCAatttcaacaccaccggtTCCAAGCCTAGAGCTACGGGGGTGGAGTACATGGAGGGCGAATACCTCTACAAAGCCAGCCCCCTTCACCGCACCAATTTCGGCAAGAGGGGGTCTGCCAAAGCCAAAAGAGAAGTCATCGTTTCTGCCGGCACGTTCAACACCCCTCAGCTTCTGAAGCTAAGTGGTATCGGCCCCGCCCCGGAGCTCCTACGGTTTggcatccccatcatcaaacacctcCCAGGAGTAGGAACCAACATGATGGACCGCTACGAAATTCCCGTCAACGTCGTTCACGAGGACGATTTCTCTATTCTTGACGGTTGCACGTTTGATCTCAAGCCTCATGATTTGTGTCTGAAGCAGTGGCTGGACAATCCTTACATCCTTGCCGCGAGGGGAGCTTATGCGTCCAACGGACTAGCAACCATGATGCTCAAGCGGTCCAGCTTTGCCTCCACGTCAGACATTGACCTCTCCATCTTTGGAGGGCCGCTCAATTTCCAGGGCTATTTCCCCGGCTGGCACGACTTTTCCGTCCGTGATCACAAGCACTTTTCCTGGTACAGCCTCAAAGCCCACACGCGAAACCGCGCCGGGACGGTGGAACTCAGATCAGCCGACCCCTTGGATCAGCCAGAGATCAACTTTAACTACTTTGACACtggcaccaccgccggcgggGCTGATCAGTTGGACTTGGGGGCCTTGATCCAGGCAATCAGGAAGTCAAGGGAGGCATTGGCGGATTACTACAAGTTTCCTATTTTGGGGGGGACTAACTACACAGAGGAGAAGCCAGGGGCGCATGTGCAGAGTGATGAGGCTATTGGGCAGTTTATCAAGGATGAGGCTTGGGGTCATCACGctgcttgttcttgtcccattggggaggaggggagcccGATGGCGGTGCTGGATTCGGAGTTCAGGGttaggggggtggatgggttgagggtggtggatgcgAGTGTTTTTCCGGATATTCCGGGCATTTTTATTCAGAGTGCTATTTTTATGGTTAGTGAGAAGGCGGCGGATGTGCTGATTAGGGAGGCCAAGGCGGCGGATGGGGAGTAG
- a CDS encoding uncharacterized protein (COG:S; EggNog:ENOG503NZAE) codes for MKIAQVLPFVGLANALPWMADKRQQSGGAQPGGPLTCPFNPNHQPAARWDPDFPYNHAKLGLPGKGKGGYKVPADGDTAHAFMPPTDKDIRGPCPGLNALANHNFIARDGITDYNELLDALQNVYNVGYDLANFLAFYAIYVAGLGDPVTKKLSIGCDATTRTSWSPIITGSEPGLNGHSKMEIDASLTRNDFFAAGGDNFSFNTTLFKMFEQSTGGLFDVDRISKYRHERWHQCQAENPQFYFPILGLFQYGAASFLYELWPNGNEGYVPNLHNTATFFGAHRLPDGNYLRVPERIPSNWVNREKPYFLLDIASEIFKMYTKNPVGFGGNAGGEFIGINHPPYINDGALNANTTAQDVTCLLYQILSRPVPSTLNGIVTPLVEATEALLISLFGVEYNNLGCPLALT; via the exons ATGAAGATTGCCCAGGTTCTGCCCTTCGTGGGCCTTGCAAATGCCCTCCCATGGATGGCTGACAAGCGCCAACAG TCCGGTGGTGCCCAGCCCGGCGGTCCTCTGACTTGCCCCTTCAACCCTAATCACCAGCCAGCTGCCAGATGGGACCCAGATTTCCCTTACAACCACGCAAAGCTCGGTCTCCCAGGCAAAGGCAAAGGGGGGTATAAAGTCCCTGCTGATGGCGATACTGCCCATGCCTTCATGCCGCCGACGGACAAAGACATCAGAGGTCCTTGCCCTGGACTGAATGCTTTGGCTAATC ATAACTTTATTGCCCGTGATGGTATTACCGATTACAACGAGTTACTCGACGCTCTTCAGAACGTTTACAACGTTGGCTATGACCTGGCGAACTTCCTTGCCTTTTACGCCATCTACGTCGCCGGCCTTGGAGATCCCGTCACCAAGAAGCTGTCCATCGGCTGTGATGCCACCACACGTACCTCGTGGAGCCCAATCATCACCGGCAGCGAGCCCGGCCTGAACGGCCACAGCAAGATGGAGATCGACGCGTCACTCACCCGGAATGATTTCTTCGCTGCCGGTGGTGACAACTTCAGCTTCAACACTACCCTGTTCAAGATGTTTGAACAGTCCACCGGTGGGCTCTTTGACGTTGACCGAATCTCCAAGTACCGTCATGAACGGTGGCATCAGTGCCAGGCTGAGAACCCACAATT CTACTTCCCcatcctcggcctcttcCAATACGGcgccgcctccttcctctaCGAACTCTGGCCGAATGGAAATGAGGGCTATGTCCCCAACTTGCACAACACCGCCACTTT CTTTGGCGCCCACCGCCTCCCAGACGGCAACTACCTCCGCGTCCCTGAGCGTATTCCCTCCAACTGGGTCAACCGCGAGAAGCCTTACTTCCTGCTAGACATCGCCTCGGAGATCTTCAAGATGTACACCAAGAACCCAGTTGGCTTTGGTGGCAATGCTGGAGGGGAGTTTATTGGCATCAACCACCCTCCTTACATCAATGATGGTGCGCTCAATGCCAATACCACTGCCCAGGATGTCACTTGTTTGTTGTATCAGATCCTCTCGAGGCCGGTTCCGAGCACACTGAATGGCATTGTTACTCCTTTGGTTGAGGCGACGGAGGCGCTTTTGATCAGCTTGTTTGGGGTTGAGTATAATAATTTGGGGTGCCCGCTGGCTTTGAcgtga